One Brassica napus cultivar Da-Ae chromosome C4, Da-Ae, whole genome shotgun sequence genomic region harbors:
- the LOC106429256 gene encoding beta-glucosidase 32: protein MAIKLALVVTLLLVSCAISKGRSLRFSTKQLDRYSFTPGFSFGVGSSAYQYEGAVAEGGRTPSIWDNFTHAYPERTNMENGDIAVDFYHRYKDDIKLIKEMNMDTFRFSISWSRILPSGKLSGGINKEGIQFYKNLIDEIIKNGIKPFVTIYHWDIPQALDDEYGGFLSPLIIDDFRNFARVCFQEFGDKVDMWITFNEPYIYSVAGYDKGNKAMGRCSKWVNSLCVAGDSSIEPYLVSHHLLLAHAAAVDEFRNCDKISQDGKIGIVLSPFWVEPYDVDSDADKEAVERALDYYLGWHLDPLIFGDYPKTLRKNAGNRLPSFTQKQSEMIKDSFDFIGINYYSARYVTRQLRSDPSRLRFTTDQHVEYKVKNRSGDYISSESDELGFIYVYPEGIRKLLNHIKNKYNNPTIYITENGYDDYDVGTKPREQLLKDIKRIEYHEQHLQELHKAITVDGCDVRGYSTWSLLDNFEWERGYTMRFGLYYVDYADDLKRYAKDSAKWFKKFLEKREQSTPLDMYKSIKKWLSVLQTI, encoded by the exons ATGGCAATTAAGCTTGCACTTGTAGTGACACTCTTACTAGTCTCATGCGCTATTTCAAAGGGAAGATCCCTTAGATTTTCGACAAAACAACTTGATCGTTACAgttttactcctggttttagttTTGGTGTTGGTTCTTCAGCTTATCAG TATGAAGGTGCAGTCGCAGAAGGAGGGAGGACACCGAGCATTTGGGACAACTTCACACATGCATATCCAG AAAGGACGAATATGGAAAATGGAGATATAGCCGTTGATTTTTATCATCGATATAag GATGACATTAAGTTGATCAAGGAAATGAATATGGACACTTTTAGATTTTCCATCTCTTGGTCAAGAATATTACCAA GTGGAAAACTAAGCGGTGGGATAAACAAAGAAGGAATTCAATTCTACAAAAATCTCATTGATGAAATTATCAAGAACG gcataaaaccttttgtaactaTCTACCATTGGGATATCCCCCAAGCTCTAGATGATGAGTACGGTGGATTCTTAAGCCCACTAATCAT TGATGATTTCCGGAACTTTGCAAGAGTGTGCTTCCAAGAATTCGGTGACAAAGTGGATATGTGGATAACGTTTAACGAGCCATATATTTATAGTGTTGCGGGTTATGACAAGGGTAATAAAGCAATGGGACGTTGCTCAAAATGGGTAAACAGCTTATGTGTAGCTGGTGATTCCAGCATCGAACCTTATTTAGTctctcatcatcttcttctagCTCATGCTGCAGCCGTTGACGAGTTTAGAAATTGTGACAAG ATCTCACAAGATGGTAAGATAGGCATAGTGTTATCACCTTTTTGGGTCGAACCTTATGACGTTGATTCCGATGCCGATAAAGAAGCAGTCGAACGAGCTCTTGATTACTATCTTGGTTG GCATCTTGATCCTCTAATCTTTGGAGATTATCCAAAAACACTTCGAAAGAACGCTGGAAATAGATTGCCTTCTTTCACCCAAAAACAATCTGAAATGATAAAAGACTCGTTTGATTTTATTGGAATAAACTACTACAGTGCTCGATATGTCACACGGCAGCTTCGCAGCGACCCTTCACGACTTCGTTTCACGACGGATCAACACGTGGAGTACAAAG TGAAAAATCGAAGCGGCGATTACATTTCTTCAGAATCG GATGAATTAGGATTTATCTATGTATATCCCGAGGGCATACGAAAGCTTCtaaatcatattaaaaataaatacaacaaTCCAACCATCTACATAACTGAAAACG GTTATGATGACTACGATGTTGGGACTAAGCCACGTGAACAACTATTAAAGGACATAAAGAGAATCGAATACCACGAGCAACATCTTCAAGAACTCCATAAAGCTATCAC TGTGGACGGGTGTGATGTTAGAGGCTATTCCACATGGTCGTTGTTGGATAATTTCGAATGGGAACGCGGATACACGATGAGGTTTGGTCTTTACTACGTTGACTATGCAGATGATCTGAAAAGATATGCTAAAGATTCAGCCAAGTGGTTCAAAAAATTTCTCGAGAAAAGGGAGCAATCGACACCGTTGGACATGTACAAGAGTATCAAGAAATGGTTGTCTGTGCTGCAGACGATATAA